The genomic region CAGGATCAGCAGGTAGACGTCCATGGCCGTCATTTTTCCAGCGCGCGGGGTTAGATGGTCGGCATGGTCACCCACAACGAGGCCGAGAGCCGCTACGAGGTCCACGTCGACGGCGAGCTCGCCGGCTTCCTGGAGTACCGGACCGTCGGCGGTGTCCTCGCCCTCGTGCACACCGAGGTCGACGACGCCTACGCCGGGCAGGGGCTCGGAGGGCAGCTCGCCAAGTTCGCACTGGACGATGTTCAGTCCCGTGGGGTAAAGGTTTCCCCGCTGTGCCCGTTCGTGGCGAAGTACATCGACAAACACCCCGAATACCGTGTTACCGTCCGGTAGATAGTTGCAGGCGCTAAACAACGAGGTGAGCGGGCGTGTGGAGTGAGCCGGGCGCGTTCGAGGTGGCACCAGGTGTGCACCGCATCCCGCTGCCGCTGCCGAACGACGGGCTGCGCGCGGTCAACGTCTACGCGATCGAGGACGGCGACGGCCTCGTGATGGTCGACTCCGGCTGGGCCCTGGACGAGGCCCGCGACCAGCTGGAGGCCGCGCTCGGCACCCTGGGCAAGGGCTTCGAGGACATCCGCCGGTTCCTCGTCACCCACGTGCACCGCGACCACTTCACCATGGCCGTGTCGCTGCGGCGCGTGTTCGGCAGCAAGATCGGCCTGGGCCTCGGCGAGCAGCCGTCGTTGCTGCACATGCTGCACGGCCAGGACGACCAGCACGTCACCGACCTGCGCCGGTGGGGCGCCGCCGAGCTGGCGGAGACGTGGGTCAAGATCATGCACCACGTCGACCGCGGCGAGGCCCTGCGCGACTACGAGGAACCCGACGAGTGGCTCACCGCGTCGACCCTCGACCTGGAGCACCGCAGGCTGGAGGTTGTCCCGACACCAGGACACACCCGCGGCCACGTCGTGTTCGTCGACCACACCGCCAAGGTCCTGTTCTCCGGTGACCACGTGCTGCCGCACATC from Lentzea guizhouensis harbors:
- a CDS encoding MBL fold metallo-hydrolase, translated to MWSEPGAFEVAPGVHRIPLPLPNDGLRAVNVYAIEDGDGLVMVDSGWALDEARDQLEAALGTLGKGFEDIRRFLVTHVHRDHFTMAVSLRRVFGSKIGLGLGEQPSLLHMLHGQDDQHVTDLRRWGAAELAETWVKIMHHVDRGEALRDYEEPDEWLTASTLDLEHRRLEVVPTPGHTRGHVVFVDHTAKVLFSGDHVLPHITPSIGFEPLRPELPLGDYMTSLRLTRALPDLKLLPAHGPVTDSSHARVDELLHFHEQRLDEIGKAVAGTAFETARKIGWTRRQRRFDDLDMFNQVLAIGETAAHLDVLVERGELTRTETAGVFEYLL
- a CDS encoding GNAT family N-acetyltransferase, translating into MVTHNEAESRYEVHVDGELAGFLEYRTVGGVLALVHTEVDDAYAGQGLGGQLAKFALDDVQSRGVKVSPLCPFVAKYIDKHPEYRVTVR